In Meles meles chromosome 14, mMelMel3.1 paternal haplotype, whole genome shotgun sequence, a single window of DNA contains:
- the KCTD12 gene encoding BTB/POZ domain-containing protein KCTD12 translates to MALADSTRGLPNGGGGGGGSGSSSSSAEPPLFPDIVELNVGGQVYVTRRCTVVSVPDSLLWRMFTQQQPQELARDSKGRFFLDRDGFLFRYILDYLRDLQLVLPDYFPERSRLQREAEYFELPELVRRLGAPQQPGPGPPPPHSRRGVQKEGSLGDELLPLGCAEPEQQEGSSAGAPSPTLELASRSPSGGAAGPLLTPSQSLDGSRRSGYITIGYRGSYTIGRDAQADAKFRRVARITVCGKTSLAKEVFGDTLNESRDPDRPPERYTSRYYLKFNFLEQAFDKLSESGFHMVACSSTGTCAFASSTDQSEDKIWTSYTEYVFCRE, encoded by the coding sequence ATGGCTCTAGCGGACAGCACACGTGGATTACCCaacgggggcggcggcgggggtggCAGCGGCTCCTCGTCCTCCTCGGCGGAGCCGCCGCTCTTCCCCGATATCGTGGAGCTGAACGTTGGGGGCCAGGTGTATGTGACCCGGCGCTGCACCGTGGTGTCGGTGCCCGACTCGCTGCTCTGGCGCATGTTCACGCAGCAGCAGCCTCAGGAGCTGGCCCGGGACAGCAAAGGCCGCTTCTTTCTGGACCGAGACGGCTTCCTCTTCCGCTACATCCTGGATTACCTGCGGGACTTGCAGCTAGTGCTGCCCGACTATTTCCCCGAGCGCAGCCGGCTGCAGCGCGAGGCCGAGTACTTCGAGCTGCCCGAGCTCGTGCGCCGCCTCGGGGCGCCCCAGCAGCCCGGCCCCGGGCCGCCGCCTCCGCACTCGCGGCGCGGGGTGCAGAAGGAGGGCTCGCTGGGCGACGAGCTGCTCCCGCTCGGCTGCGCGGAGCCCGAGCAGCAGGAGGGCTCGTCTGCCGGGGCGCCGTCGCCCACGCTGGAGCTGGCTAGCCGCAGCCCGTCCGGGGGTGCCGCGGGCCCGCTGCTCACGCCGTCCCAGTCGCTGGACGGCAGCCGGCGCTCGGGCTACATCACCATCGGCTACCGCGGCTCCTACACTATCGGGCGGGACGCGCAGGCAGACGCCAAGTTCCGGCGAGTGGCACGCATCACGGTGTGCGGCAAGACGTCGCTGGCCAAGGAGGTGTTCGGCGACACCCTGAATGAGAGCCGGGACCCGGACCGGCCTCCCGAGCGCTACACTTCGCGCTATTACCTCAAGTTCAACTTCCTGGAGCAGGCTTTCGACAAGCTGTCCGAGTCGGGCTTCCACATGGTGGCGTGCAGTTCCACGGGCACCTGCGCCTTCGCCAGCAGCACCGACCAGAGCGAGGACAAGATCTGGACCAGCTACACGGAGTACGTCTTCTGCAGGGAGTGA